From a single Gammaproteobacteria bacterium genomic region:
- a CDS encoding multicopper oxidase domain-containing protein codes for MNQKTRLFFSCLVISLVTLSQNIYAADRIIDLVIGYKKVSFAGKEQTAISVNNEIPAPILKFKQGDHVQINVHNLLDSETSIHWHGIILPWQMDGVLGISQQGIPPGGVFHYQFTLNQAGTYWYHAHARLQEQEGLYGAFIISPRTPSKYHVDKDYSVVLSDWSNTPPEQILSNLKKSGDYYSSKFPLQPSLLKFLHDYNRASKKERELLLSDYKMMQLMRMSIYDFSDVAYDAYLLNGHSLSSPWKAVVKVGDLVRLRFIGAAGSTIYRVKIPGATLKIIHVQGNDVRPYNVSNFTIAPGETVDVLVKIQNKSPTIIYAESNDTLGSAVGALVTNPNQVINIQSIQHFPEPLPVSRTMMHTMMGGMSHDMPMAMDMPTESTIVGDTLCPNDALYKSTKNTQYQKIVAKDKTNDPNKNVDRVIKMELFGYMDHFIWFINGVPEYNAKPIIFEQGKRYRFVFINTSMMSHPMHFHGHWFIFRNGHGAYDPLLHTINVPPGATITADVDGDVSGQWLFHCHLLYHMMSGMSRVFQYSTLLDVVHNKVEPQNSIKLSNYVNRPIVHVDAVRPININLVNHPMAHLMKRNYATNIDVGVDPFRKVLKLDLKGLYGYDYHKLELYANDAEINNGKIENADLDLFYWHLMYQFWAIKGGVNYTVKPANKPYLQPGVGIEGMMPYFIEADLRAYYHAGNLKFDLELSRDTQITNNFFLHTAVRSIVETRESNQMRYIIRPYYRVKPGMDIFVEYERERDYGHSSVKSTVTGGVSLLL; via the coding sequence ATGAACCAGAAAACTCGATTATTTTTCAGTTGCCTCGTTATTTCCCTGGTTACTTTATCACAAAATATTTATGCAGCTGATCGTATCATTGATTTAGTGATTGGTTATAAGAAAGTGAGTTTCGCAGGAAAAGAGCAGACGGCGATATCCGTGAATAATGAAATTCCTGCACCAATTTTGAAATTTAAGCAGGGTGACCATGTCCAAATTAACGTCCACAATCTTCTTGATAGTGAGACGTCTATACATTGGCATGGCATTATCCTTCCATGGCAAATGGATGGAGTGCTAGGTATTTCTCAACAAGGGATTCCTCCCGGAGGCGTTTTTCATTATCAATTTACGCTGAATCAAGCGGGTACGTATTGGTATCATGCGCATGCAAGATTGCAAGAACAAGAAGGGCTCTACGGAGCGTTTATTATTTCTCCGCGAACACCATCAAAATATCATGTTGATAAAGATTATTCTGTAGTGTTGTCCGATTGGAGTAACACACCGCCAGAACAAATATTGTCTAATCTAAAAAAATCAGGGGATTATTATTCGTCAAAATTTCCGTTACAGCCCTCGTTATTAAAATTTCTTCACGATTATAATCGGGCATCAAAAAAAGAAAGAGAATTATTACTATCTGACTATAAAATGATGCAGCTGATGAGAATGAGTATCTATGATTTTAGTGATGTGGCATATGACGCTTATCTTCTCAACGGCCATTCTCTATCATCACCTTGGAAAGCAGTCGTTAAAGTCGGGGATCTAGTTCGATTACGATTTATTGGCGCTGCTGGTAGCACAATCTATAGAGTGAAAATTCCTGGGGCAACTCTTAAAATAATTCATGTTCAAGGTAATGATGTAAGGCCTTATAACGTTAGCAATTTCACAATCGCTCCAGGAGAAACGGTCGACGTACTGGTTAAAATTCAAAATAAATCACCAACAATTATTTATGCTGAATCGAATGATACATTAGGCTCGGCAGTTGGCGCACTTGTGACAAATCCAAATCAAGTGATTAATATTCAATCAATACAGCACTTTCCTGAACCTTTGCCTGTTTCGCGTACTATGATGCATACGATGATGGGAGGCATGTCACACGATATGCCCATGGCTATGGATATGCCGACAGAATCTACAATAGTAGGCGATACACTGTGCCCAAATGATGCCTTGTATAAATCAACGAAAAATACTCAATATCAAAAAATTGTCGCGAAAGATAAAACAAATGATCCTAATAAAAATGTTGATCGTGTAATCAAAATGGAATTGTTTGGATATATGGATCATTTTATTTGGTTTATTAATGGTGTGCCGGAATACAACGCAAAACCCATCATTTTTGAGCAAGGAAAACGTTATCGATTTGTTTTTATCAATACTTCAATGATGAGTCATCCGATGCATTTTCATGGTCACTGGTTTATTTTCAGAAATGGTCATGGCGCTTATGATCCGTTATTGCACACAATTAATGTTCCCCCTGGCGCTACAATTACAGCAGATGTTGATGGGGATGTTAGTGGTCAGTGGTTATTTCACTGTCATTTGCTTTACCACATGATGAGTGGAATGTCGCGCGTATTCCAGTATTCAACGCTGCTTGATGTTGTTCATAATAAAGTCGAACCTCAAAACAGTATTAAGCTTTCAAATTATGTTAATCGCCCTATAGTACATGTTGATGCTGTTCGGCCAATCAATATCAATCTAGTTAATCATCCAATGGCCCATTTAATGAAAAGGAACTATGCAACAAACATTGATGTGGGTGTGGATCCATTTCGCAAAGTTCTAAAATTAGATTTAAAAGGATTATATGGTTATGATTATCATAAACTAGAGTTGTATGCGAATGACGCAGAGATTAACAATGGAAAAATTGAAAATGCAGATTTGGATCTCTTTTATTGGCATTTGATGTATCAATTTTGGGCCATAAAAGGCGGTGTGAATTATACTGTTAAACCTGCTAATAAACCTTATTTACAACCTGGTGTTGGTATTGAAGGAATGATGCCCTACTTCATTGAAGCCGATTTGCGGGCGTACTATCATGCAGGCAATTTAAAATTTGATCTCGAATTGTCTCGAGATACACAAATTACAAACAATTTTTTTCTACACACCGCAGTACGAAGTATCGTGGAAACTAGGGAAAGTAATCAAATGCGATATATCATTCGACCCTATTATCGTGTGAAGCCAGGGATGGATATTTTTGTCGAGTATGAACGTGAACGCGATTATGGTCATTCATCTGTCAAATCTACTGTTACCGGTGGGGTTTCTCTGCTTTTGTAG
- a CDS encoding aminoglycoside phosphotransferase family protein, protein MFKMNWERNDITLALPETTIYKMVQMAFPEKNLSSYEIISEGCANFNIKIHLNDDSTSYISRIYLRDKDAAHREKNLGVLLKDKIPIPLSFYLGEVDGYTFAITKFFPGIQLRNFLLNDTPCDTNTVMYNAGRMLAKIISYNFPEPGFFDKELNVISGSTSNEKLLEHIVACLSNQNVIAVLGSETIQRAINYIDQSKHLFPDESERYLVHGDFDPANILVNKINNEWEISGILDWEFSFSGSYLWDVANMLRYAHKMPSEFQDAFIRGLNEGGVQLPENWSPTIDLMNLTSLLDCLKRSDAPKKPNQCSDICELIQNILSKYSN, encoded by the coding sequence ATGTTTAAAATGAACTGGGAAAGAAATGACATTACTCTTGCTCTACCAGAAACGACCATCTATAAAATGGTACAAATGGCATTCCCTGAAAAAAATCTATCATCTTATGAGATAATTTCTGAAGGCTGCGCGAATTTTAATATTAAAATCCATCTTAACGATGACTCAACATCGTATATTTCGCGGATATATTTACGTGATAAAGATGCTGCTCATCGCGAAAAAAATCTTGGTGTATTATTAAAAGATAAAATACCAATCCCTCTTTCATTCTATTTAGGAGAGGTTGATGGGTATACTTTCGCCATTACAAAATTTTTTCCAGGCATACAACTCAGAAATTTTCTGCTAAATGATACACCCTGCGATACTAATACAGTTATGTATAACGCAGGGCGAATGCTTGCGAAAATTATATCTTACAATTTTCCTGAACCAGGATTTTTTGATAAAGAGTTAAACGTTATTTCGGGCAGCACATCTAATGAAAAATTATTAGAACATATTGTGGCTTGCTTATCTAACCAGAATGTCATCGCTGTGCTTGGATCTGAGACAATTCAGAGAGCTATCAACTATATTGATCAATCAAAACACTTATTTCCGGATGAAAGTGAGCGATATCTCGTTCACGGTGATTTTGATCCAGCCAATATCCTCGTTAATAAAATAAATAATGAATGGGAAATCTCTGGCATTCTTGATTGGGAATTTTCTTTTTCAGGCTCCTATTTATGGGATGTTGCCAATATGTTGCGTTACGCGCATAAAATGCCTTCTGAATTTCAAGATGCCTTTATTCGTGGATTAAACGAGGGCGGTGTACAACTTCCCGAAAATTGGAGCCCCACCATCGATCTCATGAATTTGACATCGTTACTGGATTGCTTAAAAAGATCCGACGCTCCAAAAAAACCCAATCAATGCTCTGATATTTGTGAGTTGATCCAAAATATTTTGTCGAAATATTCAAACTGA
- a CDS encoding GNAT family N-acetyltransferase, whose product MTTIIETERLILRAWEKEDAEGFFQINQDPKVIEFLRGPLTMDQVNDFISAVNSQGENYGYTLWAACLKETGELIGFIGLNYTDWESHFTPAVEVGWRLGSQYWGKGYATEGAKAALDYGFKKCDLKEIVSFTVPANIRSIRVMEKIGLKRDMNGDFAHPKLAADHPLSQHILYRLAKADYLHQAVQG is encoded by the coding sequence ATGACCACAATTATTGAAACAGAAAGGCTTATTTTAAGAGCGTGGGAAAAAGAAGACGCCGAGGGGTTTTTTCAAATCAACCAAGATCCAAAAGTGATTGAGTTTCTACGCGGCCCATTAACCATGGACCAGGTCAATGACTTTATTTCGGCGGTGAATAGTCAGGGTGAGAACTATGGCTATACCTTATGGGCTGCCTGCCTGAAGGAAACCGGTGAATTGATTGGGTTTATTGGTCTCAATTACACCGATTGGGAATCGCATTTTACCCCTGCGGTTGAAGTGGGTTGGCGTTTAGGATCGCAATATTGGGGTAAAGGCTATGCGACTGAAGGCGCTAAAGCCGCATTGGATTATGGATTTAAAAAATGTGACCTTAAAGAAATTGTTTCTTTTACTGTGCCAGCGAATATTCGCTCTATTCGTGTGATGGAAAAAATTGGATTAAAGCGTGATATGAATGGCGATTTTGCACACCCTAAATTAGCTGCGGATCATCCTTTATCACAACATATTTTGTATCGGTTAGCGAAAGCGGATTACCTACATCAAGCTGTCCAAGGCTAA
- a CDS encoding helix-turn-helix transcriptional regulator, translating to MGIKKSLYQYPGIRHSDDITQLVKEYFNDMDLSYFGHVIVWPEGKYSIICIKHDWPIEIVTSDLPPATFTRYDQVTNKIVFPNMDQDDILGYPDGILEIAKEKFNILNPMMITRKYDDHIEAFGFDLHNEKPYETYLHNLDVFENFIHYYKDRASKIIHAANQRCILINPKYHKQKMNTKGVPLTNKNLRKVPNLKRYYIQYKNADVVLSEKEFHCLSLLAHGKKGKTIAAEMNISLRTVETYIERIKVKFHLSQREDLIAIYWQSRLLSV from the coding sequence ATGGGCATTAAAAAATCGTTGTATCAATATCCTGGAATTCGACACTCTGACGATATCACACAGTTAGTCAAAGAGTACTTCAACGACATGGATCTAAGTTATTTTGGTCATGTTATTGTTTGGCCAGAAGGCAAATATTCAATAATCTGTATAAAACATGATTGGCCAATCGAAATTGTTACATCTGACTTACCACCCGCTACTTTTACTCGATATGATCAAGTAACCAACAAAATTGTGTTTCCCAATATGGATCAAGACGATATTTTGGGTTATCCAGATGGTATTCTTGAAATTGCAAAAGAAAAATTCAATATTTTAAACCCGATGATGATTACGCGGAAGTACGATGACCATATTGAAGCGTTTGGCTTCGATTTGCATAATGAAAAGCCTTATGAAACCTACCTTCATAATCTTGATGTTTTTGAGAATTTCATACACTATTATAAAGATCGGGCCTCAAAGATTATTCATGCGGCAAATCAGCGTTGCATATTAATTAATCCTAAGTACCATAAACAAAAAATGAATACTAAAGGCGTGCCCCTTACGAATAAAAATCTCCGTAAAGTCCCGAATCTTAAAAGATATTATATACAATATAAAAATGCGGATGTCGTACTCTCCGAAAAGGAGTTCCATTGCCTATCGCTTCTCGCTCATGGAAAAAAAGGAAAAACGATTGCAGCAGAGATGAACATTAGCTTAAGAACCGTTGAAACCTATATAGAGAGAATCAAGGTAAAATTTCATCTATCTCAAAGAGAAGACCTCATTGCGATCTATTGGCAAAGCCGGTTGTTGTCCGTATAA
- a CDS encoding protein kinase family protein has translation MQRIKLYGQISTSLACLSKEKLKQILADAKPMHEGIGGKSTLISVDDIPVFVKKIPLTDLEQLPQNFMSTANLFDLPLCYQYGVGSAGFGAWRELATHIMTTNWVITGECENFPIMYHWRILPSGPGDINTNYWGDIEKYCQYWGNSAAIRKRVKDLNNASAHIALFLEFVPQNLHEWLSAQIVKGDGNSETTVLFVDKHLKATNKHMNTQGLMHFDAHFENILTDGKRLYLSDFGLALSSKFDLTPAETEFLKQHSSYDQACATENLLHCIITSLFGKEQWEIRLREYLAGELGNTTPVIAAMIKQYAPTTLLMDEFFQKLQKESKSTPYPAAQLEKLMRTSSSEIT, from the coding sequence ATGCAAAGAATTAAACTGTATGGCCAAATTTCAACAAGCCTCGCATGCTTGAGCAAAGAAAAGCTAAAGCAGATTTTGGCTGATGCAAAACCGATGCATGAAGGTATCGGTGGCAAATCAACCTTAATTTCTGTTGATGACATACCCGTATTTGTTAAAAAAATACCGCTGACCGATCTTGAGCAACTACCTCAAAATTTTATGTCCACTGCGAATCTTTTTGATTTGCCATTGTGCTATCAATATGGTGTGGGCTCTGCTGGCTTTGGAGCATGGCGTGAGCTTGCCACTCATATCATGACAACCAACTGGGTGATCACAGGTGAATGTGAAAATTTCCCTATCATGTACCATTGGCGTATTTTGCCGAGTGGTCCGGGCGATATCAATACCAACTATTGGGGTGATATTGAAAAATACTGTCAGTACTGGGGGAATTCCGCTGCCATTCGTAAACGTGTTAAAGATCTCAATAATGCATCCGCGCATATCGCTTTATTTCTTGAATTTGTTCCACAAAATTTGCATGAGTGGCTAAGTGCTCAAATTGTTAAAGGTGATGGTAACTCTGAAACAACAGTTTTATTTGTAGATAAACATCTCAAAGCCACAAACAAGCATATGAATACGCAGGGTTTGATGCATTTTGATGCGCACTTTGAAAATATACTCACCGACGGTAAGCGGCTATATTTAAGCGATTTTGGATTAGCGTTATCATCAAAATTTGATTTAACTCCAGCAGAAACGGAATTTTTGAAGCAGCATTCGTCATATGATCAAGCTTGCGCGACTGAAAACCTGCTTCACTGTATTATCACATCACTTTTTGGAAAGGAACAATGGGAAATTCGCCTGCGTGAATATCTTGCCGGTGAACTCGGTAATACAACGCCCGTGATAGCAGCAATGATAAAACAATATGCACCCACTACATTGCTCATGGATGAGTTTTTTCAAAAACTTCAGAAAGAGAGCAAATCAACCCCATACCCTGCAGCACAATTAGAAAAATTGATGAGAACAAGTTCATCGGAGATAACATGA
- a CDS encoding type IV toxin-antitoxin system AbiEi family antitoxin codes for MNLQSYIKQLRKYGKRAFTIEEILEEFKVSRNYARVAVYRLIQSGDLVSPAKAFYVIVPPEYQTYGCIPAEQLIPILMKHLNTNYYVALLSAGLFHGATHQKPARFQVMLNKRMSGNLVFGDVEIEFIYKKSFSGLPTQDFVVDTGYLKVASPELTAIDLLNYPSHAGGLNHIATVFSELAEAIDPSKLIELAEKINARYQLQRIGYILEKIDVMDEDKKTEIIETLEVFLKGKMKYYIPIASEIEKKGYPRYKRWKIIENTEIESDL; via the coding sequence ATGAATCTACAATCTTACATAAAACAGCTCAGGAAATATGGGAAACGAGCCTTCACTATTGAAGAGATTTTGGAGGAATTCAAAGTATCTCGCAATTATGCCAGGGTGGCTGTATATCGTCTTATTCAAAGTGGTGACCTTGTCTCACCGGCTAAAGCTTTTTATGTCATCGTGCCTCCTGAATATCAAACATACGGTTGTATACCCGCAGAACAACTTATTCCCATACTCATGAAGCATCTAAATACCAATTATTATGTTGCTCTGTTATCAGCGGGGTTATTTCATGGAGCAACCCATCAAAAACCCGCTAGATTCCAAGTCATGTTGAATAAAAGGATGAGCGGTAATTTAGTTTTTGGTGATGTTGAAATAGAGTTTATTTACAAAAAGTCATTCTCTGGACTTCCAACTCAAGATTTCGTTGTTGATACTGGCTATCTTAAAGTTGCATCACCTGAGCTCACTGCAATCGACTTACTCAATTACCCCTCTCATGCGGGCGGACTTAACCACATAGCAACCGTTTTTTCTGAATTAGCCGAAGCCATAGATCCGAGTAAATTGATAGAGCTTGCTGAAAAGATCAATGCTAGATACCAACTACAACGTATTGGTTATATTTTAGAGAAGATTGATGTCATGGATGAAGATAAAAAAACTGAAATCATCGAGACTTTAGAAGTTTTTTTAAAGGGAAAAATGAAATATTACATACCCATTGCTTCTGAAATAGAAAAAAAGGGTTACCCGAGATACAAGAGATGGAAAATAATAGAAAATACTGAAATAGAGAGCGATTTATGA
- a CDS encoding GNAT family N-acetyltransferase — MKISFVPLAESHFPLLLKWLEMPHVKKWWDQDVKWTLALIQEKYSDYVKGYKLDNGISKPIKAYIICAEAKPIGYVQIYNVYDFAREEPLTGLPSSLAGFDLLIGDEAYLKQGIGSQAIAQFIKEHGISYTHVFADPDSNNIAAIKAYEKAGFRKCKKQPSIDEVWMLWKNKGVSVNNAEHFNLDENENPEVRSILNDGLKDFNKSKIGAYEHDPFTLYIKTEGKVVGGCYGDITKDNCYMDCIWVDSQYRGKGLAKSLMSKLEDYAKQKHCSVITLETADFQAKDFYTKIGFSTISTYPHNCFLGHQVYLMRKKV, encoded by the coding sequence ATGAAAATTAGTTTTGTTCCCTTAGCTGAATCACATTTTCCGCTACTTCTAAAGTGGTTAGAGATGCCTCATGTTAAAAAATGGTGGGATCAAGATGTTAAGTGGACGTTGGCATTAATTCAGGAAAAATATTCCGATTATGTTAAAGGATATAAACTAGACAACGGTATCTCTAAACCAATCAAAGCTTATATTATCTGCGCCGAGGCAAAACCCATTGGGTATGTTCAAATTTATAATGTGTATGACTTTGCACGTGAGGAGCCGTTAACTGGCCTACCTTCAAGCCTTGCTGGTTTTGATTTATTGATAGGCGACGAAGCTTATTTAAAACAAGGCATCGGCTCTCAGGCCATCGCACAGTTTATAAAAGAGCATGGTATTTCGTATACTCATGTCTTTGCTGATCCTGATTCAAATAACATTGCCGCTATCAAGGCATATGAAAAAGCTGGTTTTAGGAAGTGTAAAAAACAGCCAAGCATAGACGAAGTATGGATGCTTTGGAAAAATAAAGGGGTTTCTGTAAATAACGCGGAACATTTCAATTTGGATGAAAATGAAAATCCTGAAGTGAGATCGATTTTAAATGATGGATTAAAAGATTTCAATAAAAGTAAAATAGGCGCTTATGAACACGATCCTTTTACTTTATACATCAAAACAGAAGGTAAAGTTGTTGGCGGCTGTTATGGAGATATCACCAAAGATAATTGCTATATGGATTGTATTTGGGTTGATTCGCAGTATAGAGGCAAAGGTCTTGCTAAAAGCTTAATGTCAAAGCTCGAAGATTACGCCAAACAAAAACATTGTTCTGTCATAACCCTGGAAACAGCTGATTTTCAAGCAAAAGATTTTTACACAAAAATTGGTTTTTCAACCATTTCCACATACCCTCATAATTGCTTTTTAGGGCATCAAGTCTATCTCATGAGGAAAAAAGTATGA
- a CDS encoding virulence RhuM family protein has translation MSSKKKNPILPPSEIVFYETQDGKISIAVRFENENIWLTQKHMAELFDCSTDNVSLHLKNIYTAGELTLNSTTEKFSVVQQEGNRSITRSVLFYNLEAVIAVGYRVNSERGIAFRTWATDKLKNYIFKGFAIDSERFKKGSKFDARFFDELLEEIREIRASERMAYQKITDIYATSVDYLSSSNNAQKFFATVQNKLHFAITGNTAAEIIADRAQASKPNMGLTTWRKAPDGKIFLSDVTIAKNYLSKDEILQLNRIVNMYIDYAEFQAARGKVMATKDWIEKLDVFLKYNEQEILSDLGTVSHEVAVALAEKEYDVFRKKQDQLHKSDFDKLVEAGKLVNPEHEQ, from the coding sequence ATGAGCAGTAAGAAAAAGAACCCAATATTACCACCTAGTGAGATTGTGTTTTACGAAACACAGGATGGCAAGATTTCTATCGCGGTTCGATTTGAAAATGAAAACATTTGGCTTACCCAAAAGCATATGGCTGAGTTATTTGACTGCTCAACTGATAACGTCTCTCTGCACCTGAAAAACATATACACGGCAGGTGAACTGACCCTAAACTCAACTACCGAGAAATTCTCGGTAGTTCAACAAGAGGGCAATCGATCAATAACACGTAGTGTGTTGTTTTATAATCTAGAAGCGGTTATTGCCGTCGGCTACAGAGTTAATTCAGAACGAGGTATTGCTTTCCGTACTTGGGCTACAGATAAGCTTAAAAATTATATATTCAAAGGTTTTGCTATTGATTCTGAGCGATTCAAAAAGGGCTCGAAATTTGACGCCCGCTTTTTTGATGAGCTTTTGGAAGAAATTCGTGAAATTAGAGCCAGTGAGCGAATGGCTTATCAAAAAATCACGGATATTTATGCAACATCTGTGGATTATTTAAGCAGCTCAAACAATGCGCAAAAGTTTTTTGCCACAGTTCAAAATAAATTGCACTTTGCTATCACTGGTAATACAGCGGCTGAAATTATTGCTGATCGTGCTCAAGCTTCCAAACCTAATATGGGCCTGACGACTTGGCGTAAAGCACCTGATGGCAAAATTTTTCTATCTGATGTAACCATTGCAAAAAATTACTTAAGCAAAGATGAAATATTGCAGCTTAACCGAATTGTTAATATGTACATTGATTATGCTGAATTTCAAGCGGCTAGAGGGAAAGTGATGGCTACGAAGGATTGGATAGAAAAACTGGATGTGTTTTTGAAGTATAACGAACAGGAAATACTGTCTGATCTGGGTACGGTGTCTCATGAAGTTGCCGTAGCGCTTGCAGAAAAAGAATATGATGTTTTTAGAAAAAAACAAGATCAACTGCATAAATCTGATTTTGATAAGTTAGTCGAAGCAGGAAAATTGGTGAACCCAGAGCATGAGCAATGA
- a CDS encoding nucleotidyl transferase AbiEii/AbiGii toxin family protein — translation MIPNIFIQNWSNHVKWQTPAQIEQDLIISRALVDLYNDPHIKDALVFRGGTALNKLFINPPSRYSEDIDFVQKNAEPIGQTINAIREVLKPWLGDPKWKITQRSAKLIYKYESINKSASKLKIEINTTEHFQVLPLKKVPFSMDSDWFKGAADIITYEIDELMATKLRALYQRRKGRDLFDIWYVTTNELINLNQVFDIFAKYCTYNGMKISREEFLKNLELKKDNRDFHIDMSLLLPSKLHWNFEEAYQFVVDNVISRLP, via the coding sequence ATGATTCCAAATATTTTTATACAAAATTGGTCTAATCACGTTAAATGGCAAACACCAGCCCAAATTGAACAGGATCTCATTATAAGCAGAGCGTTAGTAGATTTATATAACGATCCGCATATCAAAGACGCTTTAGTTTTTCGTGGCGGTACAGCACTAAATAAACTATTTATTAATCCTCCGTCTAGATACAGTGAAGACATTGACTTCGTTCAGAAAAATGCTGAGCCAATCGGTCAAACAATTAATGCAATTCGTGAGGTGCTCAAACCATGGTTAGGGGATCCAAAATGGAAAATTACTCAAAGAAGCGCAAAGCTGATTTACAAATATGAATCCATAAACAAATCTGCATCAAAACTAAAAATCGAAATAAATACGACTGAACATTTCCAAGTGCTGCCCTTAAAAAAGGTTCCTTTCTCTATGGATTCAGATTGGTTCAAGGGAGCAGCAGATATTATTACTTACGAAATAGATGAGCTGATGGCCACTAAATTGCGAGCCCTGTATCAGCGCCGCAAAGGACGAGATTTATTTGATATATGGTATGTGACAACCAACGAATTGATTAACTTAAATCAAGTGTTTGATATTTTTGCTAAGTACTGCACTTATAACGGTATGAAAATCTCGCGAGAAGAATTCCTAAAGAATCTTGAGCTTAAAAAAGATAATCGTGATTTTCATATAGATATGAGCCTGTTATTGCCGTCGAAATTGCATTGGAATTTTGAAGAAGCTTATCAATTCGTTGTAGATAACGTCATTAGCAGGCTGCCATAA